Genomic DNA from Amycolatopsis alba DSM 44262:
GTGGTGAGCCTCTCGGACGTCAACGGCGGACGCCGCGCGAGGGTTCCCGGAGCGCGACCCTAGCGTGTGTCGACCGCCACACCGGCGGCCATCTCACCCAGTCGCATGCGGAGTGTCTTGACGTCGGCGGGCGAGACGGTGACCCATTCGCGCCCGTCCGGACCGGCCTGTGACGTGCTGAGGTAGCGCCCGCTGGCGGTGTCGAACCAGCCGAGGACACGGGACCGCTGCTTGGCACCCACGTGCGACCGGCTGTTCGCGGCGAGCTGACCGCCACGCAGCCGCGGCTGGCCGGTGAGCTTGCCGAACGCCTCACGCGGGTCCGCGGTGACGCGTTCACTGAGTGAGACTCGGGGCTTCTCCTTGCGGCGGGTCTTCGCCGCTTCGGGCTCCTCGGCCTGCTTCGTCGGGTTGACGGCGCCGCGGATCGGCTCGGTGCGGCGCGCGTCGTCGATCGGCAGCGTGATGGACGCCTCCGAACCGCGCTGCCCTGGGGGCAGCAGGTCGACGACCGCTGTCGGCAGCCCGTCGGCGGGCGCCTCGCGCAGCCAGATACCGGACTGGTCCTGGATGGCGATCACCCCGGCGCTCCCGTCGGTGGCGCCGAGCACGGCGATCGTCGGGGCCTGGAACTCGGGGATGTGCAGCGCGTCGATGGTCAGCGAGCCGCGGGCGAGGAGGTACAGCCAGTCCTCGATCCTCCGCTCGAGCCTTCCCCGGCCGTCGCGGAGGCCGCGGGCCTGGAGTTCGCCGTCGACGCGCTGGCGCAGCGCCCGGCGTTCGAGCTCTGTCGCGCCGTGTGAACGCACGCGCAGCGGGTACGGCAGGTCGCCGAGCTCGGCGGACTCCCAGAGGAAGTCGAACGCCAGCGGCGTGAAGTGTTCCTGGTGCATTGCTGTGTGCCCTCCCGGCACCTCGGCTCCTGGGCCTCGGGACACCCAGAGGGTTCACGATAGCGAAGGGGTACGACAGTCGTCGGCCGGATGCGGATAGTGGTCCGGCGCGAACGCGATGAACGGGCGGCGGAGATCAGCGCGCGACAGAAGATTCAGCCGCGATCTTCCCCAGCATTTCCGTGAGCCGGTGCCGCAAGGTCGCCGGATCCGCCGGCGCGATGGTGATCCAGTCCCGGCCGTCGGACCCGCGCGTGGCCTGGGTGAAGTACCGGCCGGACTGCGTGTCGAACCAGCTCAGCACCGAAGACCTGCTCCGCGTGCCGTGCTTGCTCCGCGCGTTGGCGCCGAACTGGCCGCCGCGAAGCCGCGGCTGAGCCTGAAGCCGCGAAAGGGCCTTGCGGTCCTCGTCGGACGTCGCCGAGCCGTCGACCTGCGGCTGGCGACGCTGGAGGAAGTCCGCTCCCGAAGCGCCGACGAGCCCGTCCAGCGGGAGGGTGATCGACTTCTCCGTGCCGCGCGAACCCGGCGGCAGGAGGGAGACGATCGCGCTCGCGAGGCCGTCCGTGGCGATGGGGTGGAAGTGGAAACCGCGCTGGTCCTGCACCGTCAGGAGGCCTTGGCCGCCGAGCAGCGACGCGACCGCGAGCAGCGGTTCGGTGTTGGGGTTGTTGAGCTGGACGCAGTCCAGGCTCAGATCCGGCCGCGCGAGGACGCCGAAACAGTCTTCGATATGCGGTTCGGGGCGCCCGCGTTCGTCGGCGAGACGGCGCTGGTTCAGCGACTGGAGCGTCTGTGTCCGCAGCGCGCCGCGTTCGTCCATGGTCGCCCCGTGCGAACGGAGCCGCAGCGGGTACGGCAGCTCCCCGGCGTTCGCGGTCTCCCACAGGAAGTCCAGCTCGACCGCGGTGAGCAGTTCACCGTTCGCCATCATCCGCCCCCAAACAAGTCAGCGGGCGCGCGGCCTGATCGGCCGCGCGCCCGGTGAAAACCGCTCTAGCGATCGTCGTCTTCGGTCCAGGCACCGATGACCGGCGGCGGGGTCGCCTCGTTGGCGCCGAAGGCGTCGTCCGGGTCCGGCTCGATGAGGAACGACGCGTGCGTGTGCTCCTCTTCCTGCTCGGCCTGCGCGCCGTGGGCGCCCATGCCCATACCGCCGCCCATGCCCTGCATCGGCGGAGTGGGGCCGCCACCGATGGTGCCACTGGAGGACACGATGCCCTGCTGCGGC
This window encodes:
- a CDS encoding ESX secretion-associated protein EspG → MHQEHFTPLAFDFLWESAELGDLPYPLRVRSHGATELERRALRQRVDGELQARGLRDGRGRLERRIEDWLYLLARGSLTIDALHIPEFQAPTIAVLGATDGSAGVIAIQDQSGIWLREAPADGLPTAVVDLLPPGQRGSEASITLPIDDARRTEPIRGAVNPTKQAEEPEAAKTRRKEKPRVSLSERVTADPREAFGKLTGQPRLRGGQLAANSRSHVGAKQRSRVLGWFDTASGRYLSTSQAGPDGREWVTVSPADVKTLRMRLGEMAAGVAVDTR
- a CDS encoding ESX secretion-associated protein EspG, which codes for MANGELLTAVELDFLWETANAGELPYPLRLRSHGATMDERGALRTQTLQSLNQRRLADERGRPEPHIEDCFGVLARPDLSLDCVQLNNPNTEPLLAVASLLGGQGLLTVQDQRGFHFHPIATDGLASAIVSLLPPGSRGTEKSITLPLDGLVGASGADFLQRRQPQVDGSATSDEDRKALSRLQAQPRLRGGQFGANARSKHGTRSRSSVLSWFDTQSGRYFTQATRGSDGRDWITIAPADPATLRHRLTEMLGKIAAESSVAR